A single genomic interval of Mucilaginibacter robiniae harbors:
- a CDS encoding deoxyguanosinetriphosphate triphosphohydrolase codes for MQWENLISAKRWGVESNDLQDQDKARSQFQRDYDRLIFSSPFRRLQNKTQVFPLPGSVFVHNRLTHSLEVASVGRSLGTIFYNNLKKQEPNLDQRLPLISETGNIVAAACLAHDMGNPAFGHSGESALSRYFTDGDGRQYRQHLTDEQWHDLIHFEGNANALRILTHPFTGKGNGAFALTYTTLAAIVKYPCAAIAGHVKGNIHQKKYGFFQSEQASFQKIAEELQLIKTQDSPLIYKRHPLVYLVEAADDICYSIIDLEDAHRLKILSYEKIEELLLPICNSSRLAGWLNSEFEDEDAKVGLLRAKAINNLITACSQIFLENQEAILSGNFNQSLTDVLPEPFGAPWQAITEISRQKIYNYQSVVQIEVAGYQVMGGLLEEFILALLHNDNHYYKKLVAMIPKQFISKNPGLYYQIQSVLDFVSGMTDLYAVELYRNIKGISFPAIH; via the coding sequence ATGCAATGGGAAAACCTTATTTCGGCCAAGCGCTGGGGTGTTGAAAGCAATGATTTGCAGGATCAGGATAAAGCCCGGTCACAGTTTCAGCGCGATTACGACCGGCTGATATTTTCCTCGCCATTCCGCAGGTTACAGAATAAAACCCAAGTATTTCCACTACCGGGTAGTGTTTTTGTACATAACCGACTTACTCACAGTTTAGAAGTAGCCAGCGTAGGCCGATCATTAGGTACCATATTTTACAACAATCTTAAAAAGCAGGAGCCTAATTTAGATCAGCGCCTTCCGCTAATCAGCGAAACCGGCAACATTGTAGCCGCCGCTTGCTTAGCGCATGATATGGGCAATCCAGCGTTTGGCCATTCGGGCGAATCGGCATTGTCGCGCTATTTTACCGACGGTGATGGCAGGCAGTACCGTCAGCATTTAACCGATGAGCAATGGCATGATCTTATTCATTTTGAAGGTAATGCCAATGCGCTGCGCATCCTTACTCATCCGTTTACCGGTAAGGGGAATGGCGCGTTTGCGTTAACTTACACTACGCTGGCCGCTATTGTAAAATACCCATGCGCTGCTATAGCAGGACATGTCAAAGGCAACATTCATCAAAAGAAATACGGATTTTTCCAATCAGAACAGGCTAGCTTTCAAAAAATAGCCGAAGAGTTGCAGTTGATTAAAACGCAGGATAGTCCACTAATTTACAAACGGCACCCACTGGTTTATTTGGTGGAAGCTGCCGATGATATTTGCTACAGCATCATCGACCTGGAAGATGCCCACCGGTTGAAAATATTATCGTACGAAAAGATAGAAGAGCTTTTATTGCCCATTTGCAACAGCAGCCGATTAGCTGGCTGGCTGAACAGCGAGTTTGAGGATGAAGATGCCAAAGTAGGCTTGTTACGGGCCAAAGCCATTAATAACTTAATTACTGCCTGTTCGCAGATATTTTTGGAAAACCAGGAAGCTATTCTGAGTGGCAACTTCAATCAAAGTTTGACCGACGTTTTACCCGAGCCTTTCGGCGCACCGTGGCAAGCGATTACCGAAATTTCCCGGCAGAAGATTTACAATTATCAGTCGGTTGTGCAAATTGAAGTGGCCGGTTACCAGGTGATGGGCGGTTTGCTGGAAGAGTTTATTCTTGCGTTGCTACATAATGACAACCATTATTATAAAAAGTTAGTGGCTATGATCCCCAAACAGTTTATCAGCAAAAACCCGGGCTTGTACTACCAAATTCAAAGCGTACTTGATTTCGTGTCGGGTATGACGGATTTATACGCGGTAGAACTTTACCGGAACATCAAAGGCATCTCGTTTCCGGCTATTCATTAA
- a CDS encoding helix-turn-helix domain-containing protein: MSDSINNKAVNSVGTNIRTLRHQRGWSQEYMANRLGISIPAFSKIETGITDVNLSRLEQIATIFEISVVQLLGLGLTETEKQYSSMNKAQQKLIDREAEITNLQRKVIELYEELHSRHYIAV; the protein is encoded by the coding sequence ATGAGCGATTCAATCAATAACAAAGCAGTAAATTCAGTTGGTACAAATATCCGTACGCTTCGCCATCAGCGCGGTTGGAGCCAGGAGTATATGGCAAACCGATTAGGCATATCCATTCCAGCTTTTTCAAAAATCGAAACCGGCATTACCGATGTCAATTTATCGCGCCTGGAGCAGATTGCCACTATTTTTGAAATTAGTGTAGTGCAGCTATTAGGCCTAGGCTTAACCGAAACTGAAAAGCAATATTCAAGCATGAATAAAGCCCAACAAAAGCTGATTGACCGTGAGGCCGAAATCACCAATCTGCAACGTAAAGTAATTGAACTGTACGAGGAATTACATAGTCGCCATTATATTGCAGTGTAA
- a CDS encoding FAD-dependent monooxygenase produces the protein MKPALQGPAPVLIVGAGPSGLMMAAQLLRYGIQPIIIDNRPGPTQHSKALAVQARSLEIYRQLGIADAVIPNGKPAQGLHFNVGGKPKATFPLHDIGEGYTPYPFIHIYQQHKNERALVDYLTQNNCPVYWNTTLTTLQQGTGVVSATLKLAEEEYHLTCNWLIGADGAHSTVRKQLQIPFTGDTYTHQFYLADVVLDEVDDFVNLYLSSRGFTAFFPMPEAGAYRVLGNLPDQLAQKVDLALNDVLPRIQRITRKPLQVQQVNWFTTYRLHHRMADEFQQGRCFLIGDAAHIHSPVGGQGMNTGLQDAYNLAWKLAGVIRKQLPSTILSSYQAERMPIAEQLLKTTDRAFTLVMSRHWWARVFKRWILPLLLKRAWKSPKLRFTFFKQISQTGISYVHSPLSLHLSHLQDIKAGDRLPYFTIYDDKNQQETDLHAWCNTPGFTLITLGQVQEQPMLNLTQWLTQNYPDRLHYHHLSPSVKNQQAFNAFEISPGQAKAVIVRPDLYIGLLSDTLDVEILDNYLRNVVGLVSLKS, from the coding sequence ATGAAACCCGCTTTACAAGGCCCTGCTCCGGTGCTCATTGTAGGTGCTGGCCCATCCGGCCTGATGATGGCAGCCCAGCTTTTACGCTACGGCATACAACCCATTATTATTGATAATCGGCCTGGCCCTACCCAGCACTCTAAAGCGTTGGCAGTGCAAGCCCGTTCATTGGAAATTTACCGGCAATTGGGTATTGCAGATGCCGTAATTCCTAACGGAAAGCCTGCGCAGGGTTTGCATTTTAATGTAGGTGGCAAACCTAAAGCCACGTTTCCGCTGCATGATATTGGTGAGGGCTATACGCCTTATCCATTCATTCACATTTATCAGCAGCACAAGAATGAACGTGCGTTGGTTGATTATCTTACGCAAAACAACTGCCCGGTTTACTGGAACACTACGCTTACTACTTTACAACAAGGTACCGGTGTAGTAAGCGCCACTTTAAAGCTGGCAGAAGAAGAATATCACCTTACCTGCAACTGGCTTATTGGCGCTGATGGCGCACATAGTACCGTAAGAAAGCAATTACAAATACCTTTTACCGGCGATACTTATACCCACCAATTTTACCTGGCCGATGTAGTGCTGGATGAGGTTGATGACTTTGTAAACCTATATTTATCAAGCAGAGGATTTACTGCATTTTTCCCGATGCCGGAAGCCGGAGCTTACCGTGTTTTAGGCAACCTGCCAGATCAATTAGCCCAGAAGGTTGATTTAGCCTTAAATGATGTACTGCCCCGAATACAACGAATTACCAGAAAGCCATTGCAAGTACAACAGGTAAACTGGTTTACAACTTACCGCCTGCACCACCGCATGGCCGATGAGTTTCAGCAAGGGCGCTGTTTTTTGATTGGCGATGCCGCGCACATTCATTCGCCGGTAGGTGGGCAAGGCATGAACACCGGCTTGCAGGATGCTTATAACTTGGCCTGGAAGCTAGCCGGCGTTATCCGGAAGCAATTACCCTCTACCATACTCAGCAGCTACCAAGCAGAACGAATGCCTATAGCCGAACAACTGCTTAAAACAACTGATCGGGCTTTTACACTCGTGATGTCTCGCCATTGGTGGGCTCGCGTATTTAAAAGATGGATACTCCCACTACTATTAAAACGAGCATGGAAAAGCCCCAAGCTACGTTTTACTTTTTTTAAGCAGATATCACAAACCGGCATCAGCTATGTACATAGTCCGCTTAGCTTACACCTCAGCCATTTGCAAGATATTAAGGCTGGCGATCGTTTGCCTTACTTTACCATTTATGATGACAAGAACCAGCAGGAAACTGATTTGCATGCCTGGTGCAATACGCCCGGTTTTACCTTAATTACCCTAGGCCAGGTACAGGAACAACCAATGCTCAACCTTACCCAATGGCTTACACAAAACTATCCGGATAGACTGCACTATCATCACCTGTCGCCCTCGGTTAAAAATCAACAAGCGTTTAATGCTTTCGAAATAAGCCCAGGTCAAGCTAAGGCTGTTATTGTAAGACCCGATTTGTACATCGGCCTGTTATCAGATACCTTAGATGTTGAGATATTAGACAACTACCTGCGTAATGTAGTCGGCTTGGTTAGCCTAAAAAGCTAG
- a CDS encoding mandelate racemase/muconate lactonizing enzyme family protein has protein sequence MEPFTIATGTMNYAQNVLVRIHTDAGFDGVGECSAFPMITGETQDTCLVMAREFARLWKGTNALEIALRLQQLHDFTAGNTTIKSAFDMALYDIAAKSAGLPLYQFLKGSRREVETDITIGIAEPEVMADKARKFQQSGAKILKVKLGKDARQDVERIRQIREAVGEDMQIRIDANQGWSFEDAILALQGMADMNIAFCEQPMRTWYDDLLPELMRQSPVKIMADESVYNHHDARKQIQSDSCDYINIKLAKSGGIYEALQIHDLAEDYNIPCMMGGMLESRIALSAKLHLVYASPNIQFFDMDTCMLGHLEDPCTGGVTYNGYSLNIDDTPGIGADVKPEFLKKCEHWRV, from the coding sequence ATGGAGCCGTTTACCATTGCAACCGGAACTATGAACTATGCACAGAATGTGCTTGTACGTATTCATACCGATGCAGGTTTTGATGGCGTAGGCGAATGTTCAGCTTTCCCGATGATTACCGGCGAAACGCAGGATACCTGCTTGGTGATGGCACGCGAATTTGCCCGCTTATGGAAAGGAACCAACGCGCTTGAAATAGCCTTGCGCCTGCAACAACTGCATGATTTTACGGCCGGTAATACCACCATTAAAAGCGCTTTCGATATGGCGCTGTATGATATTGCTGCCAAAAGCGCAGGCTTGCCGTTATACCAATTTTTAAAAGGTAGCCGCCGGGAGGTAGAAACTGATATAACCATTGGCATAGCCGAACCTGAAGTAATGGCCGATAAAGCCCGGAAGTTTCAGCAAAGTGGAGCCAAAATATTGAAAGTTAAATTAGGTAAAGATGCCCGTCAGGATGTGGAGCGCATCCGGCAGATCAGGGAAGCGGTAGGAGAAGATATGCAGATACGCATTGATGCCAACCAGGGGTGGAGCTTTGAGGATGCCATACTGGCTTTGCAGGGCATGGCCGATATGAACATAGCTTTTTGTGAACAACCTATGCGCACCTGGTACGATGATTTGCTGCCCGAACTGATGCGCCAGTCGCCGGTGAAAATTATGGCAGATGAAAGCGTGTACAATCACCATGATGCCCGCAAGCAAATACAAAGTGACTCGTGCGATTATATCAACATTAAACTGGCCAAATCGGGTGGTATTTATGAAGCTTTGCAGATTCATGATCTGGCTGAAGATTACAACATTCCCTGTATGATGGGTGGAATGCTGGAAAGCCGCATTGCTTTAAGTGCCAAACTGCATTTGGTGTACGCTAGTCCTAATATCCAGTTTTTTGATATGGACACCTGTATGCTGGGCCACCTGGAAGACCCCTGCACTGGAGGTGTTACTTACAACGGCTATTCCCTGAACATTGATGATACCCCCGGCATTGGTGCTGATGTCAAACCCGAATTTTTAAAGAAATGTGAACACTGGCGGGTGTGA
- the map gene encoding type I methionyl aminopeptidase — MSITTNEELAGMKAVSELVALTLRQMIDYAKPGMTAKELDDFGGLILEKHGATSAPIKTYNFPGHTCISINKQIAHGIPTAETILKEGDLINIDVSAELNDYWADNGCSFVLGKDEHGHQALVDASKEILRKAISNIKGGVRVSDIGLIIETEAKKRGYTVIKNLTGHGVGRSLHEAPHEIANYRDRFNLQRFKKNSVVAVETFISTASTIAETQQDGWTLVGNKGGYVAQHEHTILITSGEPIILTENNGVW, encoded by the coding sequence ATGTCTATTACCACCAACGAAGAGTTAGCAGGAATGAAAGCAGTAAGTGAACTGGTAGCACTTACATTAAGGCAAATGATTGATTATGCCAAGCCGGGAATGACCGCAAAGGAGTTGGATGATTTTGGCGGTTTAATTTTAGAAAAACATGGCGCAACTTCTGCTCCTATAAAAACCTACAACTTTCCGGGCCATACTTGTATTAGCATTAATAAACAAATTGCCCATGGTATCCCTACGGCAGAAACCATATTAAAAGAGGGCGATCTGATAAACATTGATGTTTCGGCTGAACTCAACGATTACTGGGCCGACAATGGGTGTTCTTTTGTTTTAGGTAAAGATGAACATGGTCATCAAGCCCTCGTTGATGCTTCGAAAGAGATATTGCGCAAAGCCATCAGCAACATTAAAGGTGGTGTACGCGTGTCTGACATTGGTCTGATTATCGAAACAGAAGCGAAAAAGCGCGGATATACCGTTATAAAGAATTTAACCGGGCATGGCGTGGGCCGGAGTTTACATGAAGCGCCTCACGAAATTGCTAATTATCGTGATCGTTTTAACCTGCAACGTTTCAAGAAAAACTCAGTAGTAGCTGTAGAAACCTTCATTTCAACCGCATCTACTATTGCAGAAACGCAGCAGGACGGATGGACGCTGGTTGGGAACAAGGGCGGCTACGTAGCACAACACGAGCATACTATTCTAATTACCAGTGGCGAACCCATTATCTTAACTGAAAATAACGGCGTTTGGTAG
- a CDS encoding dipeptidase, with the protein MQVIKQYIEEHKQRMLDELFELLRFPSVSADPKYKADVLKTAEYTAAKLREASADNVEVCPTAGYPIVYGEKIIDPAKPTVLMYGHYDVQPADPLELWKTPPFEPTVRDGKIYARGACDDKGQFYMHVKAFELMMQTNTLPCNIKFMIEGEEEVGSSNLGIFVKANTERLKADVVLISDTSMLSMETPSLETGLRGLSYLEVEVTGPNRDLHSGVYGGAVANPATILAKMIASLHDENNHIAIPGFYDEVVQLSDAERNALNSAPYNEEEYKKDLDIDEVWGEKGYSTLERTGTRPTLEVNGIWGGYIGEGAKTVLPSKANAKISMRLVPNQSSEKITELFTQHFLNIAPPYVKVKVTPHHGGEPVVTPTDSVAYQAAQKAITESFGKEPIPTRGGGSIPIVALFEAELGIKTVLMGFGLDSDALHSPNEKYDIYNYYKGIETIPLFYKYFAELS; encoded by the coding sequence ATGCAAGTCATTAAGCAATATATTGAAGAGCACAAGCAGCGCATGTTAGATGAGTTGTTTGAATTATTGCGCTTCCCCTCAGTAAGCGCCGATCCTAAATACAAGGCAGATGTACTGAAAACGGCCGAATATACCGCTGCCAAGCTGCGCGAAGCCAGTGCCGATAATGTAGAAGTTTGTCCTACTGCCGGCTACCCTATTGTGTATGGCGAAAAAATTATTGACCCAGCCAAGCCTACGGTATTGATGTATGGGCATTACGATGTTCAACCAGCCGATCCATTGGAACTATGGAAAACACCGCCGTTTGAACCTACCGTACGCGATGGTAAGATTTATGCCCGTGGTGCTTGTGATGACAAAGGCCAGTTTTACATGCACGTAAAAGCTTTTGAGCTGATGATGCAAACCAACACCCTACCCTGCAATATCAAATTCATGATTGAGGGTGAGGAAGAAGTAGGCTCATCCAATTTGGGCATATTTGTGAAAGCGAACACAGAACGCCTGAAAGCTGATGTGGTATTGATTTCAGATACTTCTATGCTGAGCATGGAAACCCCATCACTAGAAACCGGTTTGCGTGGCTTATCTTACCTGGAAGTAGAAGTAACCGGACCGAACCGCGATTTGCACTCTGGTGTTTATGGTGGTGCAGTAGCTAACCCAGCTACCATACTGGCTAAAATGATTGCTTCTTTGCATGATGAGAACAACCACATTGCCATCCCGGGCTTTTATGATGAGGTAGTGCAACTGAGCGATGCAGAGCGCAACGCGTTAAACAGCGCACCTTACAACGAAGAAGAATACAAGAAAGATCTGGATATTGACGAAGTATGGGGCGAAAAGGGGTATAGCACTTTAGAACGTACCGGCACACGCCCAACGTTGGAAGTAAACGGTATTTGGGGTGGCTACATTGGCGAAGGGGCTAAAACCGTGTTACCATCCAAAGCGAATGCTAAAATATCCATGCGTTTGGTGCCAAACCAGAGCTCCGAAAAGATTACCGAATTGTTTACACAGCATTTTCTGAACATTGCTCCGCCTTATGTGAAGGTAAAAGTTACGCCGCATCATGGTGGCGAGCCGGTAGTAACACCTACCGATAGCGTAGCCTACCAAGCCGCTCAAAAAGCCATAACTGAATCGTTCGGTAAAGAACCAATCCCTACCCGGGGTGGCGGTAGCATACCGATTGTAGCTTTGTTTGAAGCCGAGCTGGGTATTAAAACCGTGCTGATGGGTTTTGGATTAGACAGTGATGCGTTGCATTCCCCTAACGAGAAATACGACATTTACAATTATTATAAGGGTATTGAAACTATCCCTTTATTCTATAAGTACTTTGCTGAATTAAGCTAA
- a CDS encoding GDSL-type esterase/lipase family protein, which produces MTTFGASTVQGIGGVSFQHYLQQNIALCYTGRTVTMTNNGIGGETTTQGRERFDQAIQGRTGFVLILMGTNDAQAIVNKKMTLSETEANMRYFIEESLKYKLVPIIGTLQFFNDKGNQFFKNANFYVIAINRLYRQLAKEYKVYIADINTAIGRNSSLYQDNIHPNDEGYKLISYVWFDAINKAIEDKLLLIGLNQNYPNPVHGDTQIGFSLSQAGRVQIKLYNMNGAAVKSIIDEYESSGYHIISTNLTGLNAGMYIYVMEVGGRQLSKKLLIMK; this is translated from the coding sequence GTGACCACCTTTGGAGCCAGTACAGTGCAAGGAATAGGCGGGGTATCTTTTCAGCATTACCTGCAACAAAATATTGCATTATGCTACACAGGCCGAACAGTAACTATGACGAATAATGGCATTGGTGGAGAAACTACTACGCAAGGTCGGGAAAGATTTGATCAGGCCATACAAGGGCGTACTGGGTTTGTGCTCATTTTGATGGGAACGAATGATGCACAAGCCATAGTGAACAAAAAAATGACGCTCAGTGAAACAGAAGCGAACATGCGTTATTTCATTGAAGAATCATTGAAATACAAGCTAGTACCGATAATTGGTACGCTGCAGTTTTTTAATGATAAAGGCAATCAATTCTTTAAAAATGCTAATTTTTATGTAATTGCCATCAACCGGCTGTACCGGCAGCTAGCTAAAGAATACAAAGTTTATATAGCCGATATTAATACAGCTATAGGCCGAAACAGCAGCTTGTACCAAGACAATATACACCCTAATGATGAGGGGTATAAACTGATTAGCTATGTTTGGTTTGACGCCATTAACAAAGCTATTGAAGATAAGCTCCTGCTTATCGGTTTAAATCAAAACTATCCTAATCCGGTACATGGTGATACACAAATCGGTTTTAGTTTGTCGCAAGCAGGCCGGGTACAAATCAAGTTGTACAATATGAATGGTGCAGCTGTTAAAAGCATTATTGATGAGTATGAAAGCTCAGGGTATCATATTATCAGCACCAATTTAACCGGGCTAAACGCGGGCATGTACATTTATGTAATGGAGGTAGGTGGCAGGCAACTCAGTAAAAAGCTGTTGATTATGAAGTAG
- a CDS encoding DUF4290 domain-containing protein gives MAPKAMPAPFDYNSTRSKLLLSEYGRNVQNMVKYIVNLPTKEERNRYANVVIELMGFLNPHLRDVADFKHKLWDHLHIISDYKIDVDSPYPVPEPEALHIKPDPLTYPHQRIKYKHYGKTIELMINKAKSIEEPARRQHMVQAIANFMKMAYVQWNKDSVSDESILADLRELSNGELQLEDNVNLNRVEYRTPVQNTRGNNQQRTNNQNRNNNNNQNRNNNNNNQNRNNQQQRNNNNNNRSNNGGARKY, from the coding sequence ATGGCACCAAAAGCAATGCCTGCTCCGTTTGATTATAACTCAACCCGTAGTAAACTTTTATTATCTGAATATGGCCGCAATGTACAGAACATGGTGAAGTACATTGTAAACCTGCCTACTAAAGAAGAACGCAACCGTTACGCCAACGTGGTGATTGAACTGATGGGCTTTTTAAACCCGCACCTGCGTGACGTGGCCGATTTTAAACATAAACTGTGGGATCACCTGCATATTATATCTGACTATAAGATTGATGTAGATTCGCCTTACCCTGTGCCCGAGCCCGAAGCTTTGCACATTAAGCCAGATCCATTAACCTACCCGCATCAGCGCATTAAATACAAGCACTATGGCAAAACTATTGAGCTGATGATTAACAAAGCCAAAAGTATTGAAGAACCTGCTCGCCGCCAGCACATGGTACAGGCTATTGCCAACTTCATGAAAATGGCTTATGTACAATGGAACAAAGATTCGGTATCGGATGAAAGCATTCTGGCCGACTTGCGCGAACTATCAAACGGCGAACTGCAACTGGAAGATAACGTAAACCTGAACCGGGTTGAATACCGTACGCCTGTACAAAACACCCGCGGCAATAATCAGCAACGTACCAATAACCAGAACCGGAACAACAATAACAACCAAAACCGGAACAACAACAACAATAATCAAAACCGGAACAACCAGCAGCAGCGCAACAACAATAACAACAACCGCAGCAACAACGGCGGAGCGCGTAAATATTAA
- a CDS encoding SAM-dependent methyltransferase: protein MPAGTLYLIPVPLADDAAVQSFTPYLVQTINQLTEYIVENEKTARKFLKQAGLTIPQSQLIIHDYGKHQRDNDINSFFTGLTAGRDAGLMSEAGCPGVADPGADIVAEAHRRGIKVVPLVGPSSILLALMASGFNGQSFTFHGYLPIDKVQRSKRLKELEGQAERWSQTQLFIETPFRNNPLLEEILKTCKPTTRLCIACNLTASDEMVQTRTVSEWKKHTPDLHKRPTIFLLYKA, encoded by the coding sequence ATGCCTGCCGGAACGTTATATCTTATCCCGGTTCCGCTTGCTGATGATGCCGCGGTCCAATCCTTCACCCCTTACCTGGTACAAACCATTAACCAGTTGACCGAATATATTGTTGAGAATGAAAAAACAGCCCGCAAGTTTTTAAAACAAGCCGGCCTTACCATTCCGCAAAGTCAGCTGATTATACATGACTACGGCAAACATCAGCGTGATAATGATATCAATAGTTTTTTTACCGGTTTGACTGCCGGCCGCGATGCAGGTTTAATGAGCGAAGCGGGTTGCCCTGGTGTGGCCGACCCTGGTGCCGATATTGTAGCCGAAGCGCACCGCAGAGGTATTAAGGTAGTGCCATTGGTTGGTCCCAGTTCTATTTTGCTGGCACTGATGGCATCCGGTTTTAACGGACAAAGTTTCACCTTTCATGGCTATCTGCCTATTGATAAAGTGCAGCGCAGCAAACGCCTGAAAGAACTGGAAGGCCAAGCCGAACGCTGGAGTCAAACACAGCTGTTTATTGAAACCCCTTTCCGTAACAACCCATTGCTGGAAGAAATACTAAAAACCTGCAAACCAACTACCCGCTTGTGTATTGCTTGTAACCTTACCGCTTCTGATGAAATGGTACAAACACGTACCGTTAGTGAGTGGAAAAAGCATACGCCTGATTTACACAAGCGGCCTACCATATTTTTATTGTACAAAGCTTAA
- a CDS encoding tetratricopeptide repeat protein produces MKRIFTCVILLLFTVSVYASIIENSIKQDTNEVENLYNHAFDVRLTDAMQTVKYADRALELAKQLDFKRGVAESYRVRGIGQFYLGHSEDAIDDYLNALTKFQDIKSYIGQVEVNINISSLYQDIDYDKCIEYLNNALELYQSKKLKQSDVLASIYMNFGNVYIREKSFTNALRSYDKIYELASHANNEEMKTMVLENKGSIYYELGDKERAISYYKRASVQAKDLDLNQLVAEIDLNLADVYLSEDNYGDAEKVLNEGYGYSTLVKSDKLTRYYLATRYKLETKRKNFERALYYLQNIYKQDSTKFNSNSSAALSIYQVKFNQGQLELEKERLTQRQKYNIILAVLLGLIIVLLVGNVKRKAETNKRLTGLNNEISVQKDNLDRINHHLEEIIDERTKDLQIKNKKLSEYSSYLSHQIRGPIATLKGLLNLEREGLVGQEECINMMVKCVNEIDDKIVDMSDMLHNPERAGM; encoded by the coding sequence ATGAAGAGAATTTTTACCTGTGTTATACTGCTGCTGTTTACAGTAAGTGTATATGCTAGTATCATAGAAAACAGCATAAAGCAAGACACTAACGAGGTAGAAAATTTGTATAATCATGCTTTTGATGTGCGCCTTACTGATGCCATGCAGACGGTAAAATATGCAGACCGTGCACTGGAGCTTGCTAAACAACTTGATTTCAAAAGAGGAGTAGCTGAATCTTATCGTGTAAGAGGTATAGGGCAGTTTTATTTAGGGCATAGTGAAGACGCCATTGATGATTATTTAAATGCCTTAACCAAGTTTCAGGATATAAAAAGCTATATCGGGCAGGTAGAGGTAAATATCAATATCTCATCGCTGTACCAAGATATTGATTATGATAAGTGTATTGAGTATTTGAACAATGCGCTGGAGTTATACCAATCGAAGAAGTTAAAGCAAAGTGATGTATTGGCCTCTATTTACATGAACTTTGGTAACGTTTATATACGAGAAAAAAGTTTTACCAATGCCTTGCGCAGCTATGATAAGATTTATGAACTTGCATCGCACGCCAATAATGAAGAGATGAAAACGATGGTGCTGGAGAATAAAGGCAGTATCTATTATGAGTTGGGTGATAAGGAGCGGGCGATATCCTATTACAAAAGGGCAAGTGTACAGGCCAAAGATTTAGACTTGAACCAACTGGTAGCCGAAATTGATTTGAACCTGGCTGATGTATACCTATCAGAAGATAACTATGGTGATGCCGAGAAAGTATTGAATGAAGGTTATGGCTATTCTACCCTGGTAAAAAGTGATAAATTAACCCGTTATTATTTAGCCACCCGCTATAAACTAGAAACTAAACGTAAAAATTTTGAACGGGCTTTATATTATTTGCAAAATATCTATAAGCAGGATAGTACCAAGTTTAATTCCAATAGTTCGGCAGCATTAAGTATATACCAAGTAAAATTTAACCAGGGGCAGCTTGAATTGGAAAAAGAACGCCTTACCCAGAGGCAGAAGTATAATATTATTTTGGCCGTATTGTTAGGGCTTATTATTGTACTTTTAGTAGGTAATGTAAAACGCAAAGCGGAAACTAACAAGCGTTTAACTGGGCTTAACAACGAGATTTCGGTACAAAAGGATAACCTGGACAGGATTAATCACCACTTGGAAGAAATTATAGATGAGCGTACCAAAGATTTACAGATCAAGAATAAAAAGCTATCCGAGTATTCTTCTTATTTGTCTCACCAAATACGTGGACCTATTGCTACGCTTAAAGGGTTGCTCAACCTGGAACGTGAAGGTTTAGTAGGACAGGAAGAGTGCATTAATATGATGGTGAAATGCGTTAATGAAATTGACGATAAAATTGTAGATATGAGCGATATGTTACATAACCCTGAGCGGGCTGGTATGTAA